The genome window GAAGTATCAATGAAATTTCTTCTAATAACTGCTCCCAAGTTACTGATAGCACACTTCTGTTTGCCATAAATACAATATCCAAGGCAATCTCAGAAGGTAAATCAAATGTTTTTAATACAGAGAACAAAGCATGGCGAATCCTTCTTCTTGCTTTGTTCCGTTTTACAGCCCTTTTATGCACACCCTTTTTAGATGAAATAATTGCATATTTCAAGACACTGCTATCTATAAGGGAATTATTGACTTGAAAATAGAACAGAAAATAATTTGTTTTGATTTTTCTCGCTTTTTCAAAGAAGAGAGAAAAATTTTCTATTTTCTCAATAAGAAAATTTGTTTGATTTTGCATTATTAAGTGTCGTCCTTTTTGGCACTAAACTAACCACTCTAAAGGAATACTAGTTATGCTCTAAATACAGTCAGAATCTAGGGCAAAGGGAAAATATGCTCATAAATGTAGATAATCCAGTGCTTAACAATATTTACATCAAGATCATAAGGGTTATATTACTGTCCTTAGCTTTTGCAACATTTATAAATTCAAATTTTACTTACTCACAAACTACAAATTCCCCCCCTGGGATAGGTAAAATAGCAAATATTATTGGAAAAATAGATATAATTAGAAATGGAAAGAACATTCCCGGAGAAAAAGACTCCATTTTGTATGAAACCGATGAGGTTCAAACTTATGAAAAGACTGCTGTAAAACTACTGTTTAATGATGGCAGCAATATAATGGCTTTTCAAAATGCGCACTTAAAACTTATTGAATACAAAATAAAACAAAAAGCTGAAGCGGTTAATGATGTCAAATCAGCAATTGATGTTGTGAAAGGAAAAGTCCGCTTTTTTGTAAAACCTCAAGAAAGTGAGAATGAGACAGGTAAAGTAGACGCAAAATTTAAAACATCAAACTCAGTTATGGGAATTAGGGGAACAAGTGGTTTTATCGATGCATCTATTCCTGGAAACACTCAAGTTATCGTAACTACTGGAACTGTTCAAGTAACAAGTTTAGCTGATCCAAGTAAATCAGTCGTTGTTGCATCTAATTTGTATACTGAAATAGTAGGAAATAAAGCTCCGACATTACCCAAAGCTATTCCACCAGCTGTTCTCAACAAATTAAATTCAGATGCAAAAGCTTTGGATCCAAACTTTAGATTAGACGATAAAAGAAATAATAATACTCCTGGTAAGGAGTCTGGTTCTACCAACACCCCTGGCAATAAAGTTGGCAGTGATAAAAGTGCAAATGCTTCTCCTGAAATTAACAGTGGGGTAACAGAACAAAGAAAAATAGTATTTAACCCAGATGGAACAAGTTCTGTTGTTAGTACAAATAGTGCTTTAAACGATTTACTAGTTGCTCAAGGCAATAACTCTTTACGCCCCAAAAGTTATGCTGATTATGACCCTATTAAAAATTCTCTCCAACAGATATCTGAAATAACTAATCAATTAAATCGTCAAATAAGTCAAATTATTCAAACAAATACTGGATACTTAGTGAATAAAAACATAACTATAAATGTAAATAGTCCGAGTACACCATAATTTCAGGAAATAACATGCTGCATATTTTCAAAGAAATTCATTATCATCTAAAAACAGTAGAAAAAAATACAAGATTAATTGACTTACTCTCAGCAGCTGCAATTATTAATAATCAAGATGAACAAATATCAAGCCTTCAAAAAGATTTTTTAATTACTGAAGTTGCCTTTTCTTACAAACATTTTGGATTCAGTTTATTTTGTCCAACAAGTGTCAATTTTATAATAAAAGAAATATCAAGATTAGCAAATTTAAGTCCAATTTATATAAAAAAATGGCTCATGATAGTTGCTGATTTGCTTTTACAAGAACTAGACCCTGATGAAAAAGAAAGAATTTTTGATAATACAAGTAATATATTAGAAGAAATATTTGCACAAGAGTTTATAAAACGAATTTTTTGTACAGAACAAGAAGAAGATTATCTTACTGGAATGTCAATATTTCCAACAGATTTTATAGATAATATTAGAAGTTATAGCAGAAATAAAATTAGTAAAATCACTTTAAATAGCAATATTAATCATGATGACTCTGTTTTTGATGAAAACGAATTTTTTCTAGATGAGTTTGATACTTTAAAAAATTCTGTCTTTAATTTTCTAAATAAATTACAGGAAGATCCTTTATCTTTACTTTCTTGGAGATTAGAATCATTTGTTTGTGTTTCTCAAAAAAATAATACCTTATTTTTACTAAAAGATGATCGAACAGGAAGAACAAACGATCCCAAAAAAGTAATGTCTATAATTTCTTTGTTAGTACCGCATAGAGATCAAACTGGTAACTTATTACTCCCTGATTCTCCAATATCAATATCACAGTTGGCAAAAATTTTTTCAGAAGAATTTAAATCAGATAAGTTTCAAGTAGATATAATAAAAAACTGGTTAAATCTTAAAAATCCAGAAAATATCAAAAAGGAAATAGAATTTCTACTTAATTCTGGTGTTGAAAATGGTATATTTTTTAAAATTCCGAATGGAAATAAATCTTTCTCATATGGATTGAGTGATAATGGCTTAAAAATTATCAAACCATTTCATAAAGTATTAACGGACACAATTTTAATACAGAATATTGACCAATTTTAAAATACAGATATTCTAACGGGCAACTAGGGTTTTTCCCCAAGATTAGAGGACAACTATGCCAAGACCCGTTATTGATCACTATGAAACAAATGAATACTACACCATTAAAGTAACAAAACCTAGTTTAAGGTATATCGACTTTTTTTTAAAACTAAAAGCAGGTCCTAAACTTTTAAGCACGGGTTTTTACCCGAATGCTAAAGAAATCTCAGAAACACAAGGCGCATTTGAAGCTGTAAGGCATAAACTAAAGTTAAATTATTCTGATGAATCTGTAGCTGTTGTTATTGTTGGAGATGGTATTAATCCTCGTACTGGGTATTATATTGCAAACATGACAAAGTGGCATGTATTTTCAATTGATCCTGAAATGCAAAGAAATTACCAAGAAATATTAGAAAAAATCAAAGACAAAAAAAACCTTTCTATTTTCCCCCAGAAAATTGAAGATTGTCAATTAGATCTAAGTAATTTTAGTACAATTGTTTTATTATTCGTCCACTCACATGCTAGTCTGAAAGCATCAATACAAGCGATTACGAAAAAAAGTGATACGACAATAATTCATGCTGTTTCGATGCCTTGTTGCTTTGATGATGACTTAGGAATTCCTTTTGATTTAAAATTCGATGACCCTTATGTCATTTCAGTACATAGAACATTATTTATTTATAAAAATATAATGAAACATTTTTAATTATCAAATGCCCTTGAAATAGCATCTATTACCTTTTGTCTATCAATTTGTTTTTTATTTGAATTATCATCGTCTTCTTCAGGAGCAACTTTTAATTCTTTTTGAATGGCTGCAAATAAAGTCGTTTTTTTAGACACTTGAATTGAAAAAATGCCAAACCAAACCAATCCAATAATAAAAAATATTGATAGATATTTAAAAAATGCGGCCATAAAACTCTCCTTCTTAAATTTCGGAGAGTTTTCTTACTAATCAAGAGTCACTTAAGTGACATGTCTTAAAAGTAACAATTTTTCTTAAAATTTAATGCTCTTTTATATACATATCAAAACTTGGATTAAAATCTTGTGAATTTTTACCAGTATAACCACCAACGTAACTTTTTACTAGATGAGTGGTTACAGCTGAATATAATGGAACAATAGCATAGTCATGCATAAACAAAAGAGAAGCATCTTCTAGTAACTTTCTTCTTTTCTTAGCATCTATTTCAAAAGAAGATAATTTTAGCAACTGATCAAATTTTTTGTTACTATATTTGGGACTATTCATTTGACTATCAGAACGAACGACATCTAAAAAAGTATTTGGATCGTTATAGTCTGCAACCCATCTATCCCATGCAACGTCATAATCTCCTTTGTGTCTTGTATTTAAAAATACTTTCCATTCTTGATTTTCTAAAGTTACATCAACATTCAAATGCTGTTTCCACATTGAAGCTACAGCTAGAACCAATTTTTTATTATTTTCATTAGTGCTATAAGTTATCTTTAATTTTAAAGGATTTTTATCACCATATCCTGCCTCTTCATATAATTTTTTAGCTTTTACTACTCTTTCTGTAAAAGGTAAATTTACCCACTCATATTTTTGTTGGGAATAGTTTTTAGTTCCTAATGCAACTATATCATATGTAGGTATTTCACCTCTTCTTGTTACTTGTTTAGTTAAAATGTCCCGATCAACTACCATTGAAAGTGCTTGTCTTAATTTCAAATTATCTTTAAAAGGTTTTTTTTGCATATTAAATGACAACCAATATGCTGCTAAATAAGGATTTATTTTGACTTCTCCTGGAAGTTTTTTCTTCAAATGATCAAATAGGTCAGTAGGAATTTCATTGGTAAAATCAATTTGTCCAGTTTCATACATTTGCACAACAGTACTTAGACTTTGAGTTGGATAGTAATTAACCTCTTCTAAAAGTGTTTTTTTTGCATTCCAATAATTAGGATTTTTTACCAAAGTTATTTTATCACCAACTTTCCAGTACTTTAAAAGAAAAGGTCCATTATTTATCATTTTTCCAAGTTGAAAAAAATCATCTTTATGTTTGTTCAATGCATCTTTTTTTGCAGGTGAACAATTAATCATTGCTATAATTTCTAAAAAATAAGGAGTTGGAGAAGTCAATGTAATTTCTAATGTTTCTTTGTCTAGTGCACGGACGCCTAACTTATCTACAGATAATTTACTTTGATTTATAGCTTCACTATTTTTTATTGGGAAAATTAAAAAGGAATATGAGGATGCTACTTTAGGATCAACTAATCTTTGAAATCCAAAGACATAATCATCTGCTGTTATTATATCACCATTAGACCATTTTGCATTTTTTCTCAGATGAAAGATATAAGTAAGACCATCTTTACTTACTTTCCAACTTTCTGCTCCTGCGGGTTTTAAGTTACCGCTAGCATCATTTCTTATAAGACCTTCAAATAAATCTTGAACAACATTTGTTGTAGGAGCATCTTCTGCTTTTTGCGGATCTAATGTTGCAATTTCTGTTCCATTTGAAATATTTAATTTTTGTACTTTTGCAGCCTTTTGATTGTTTTCTAGTTCAGCCGAAATTGTTTGTATAGAGACAAAGGTACTGTAAAATATAAGAAAGTATTTAAGGATTATTTTGAACTTAAGACCCATTTTTTATTTTCCTTTCATAATTTATTTAAAGTAAAGTACCACTAGCTAAAAAAAAAAGCTAACTAATAGTAAAATATTTCATGCATAAATTTAAAATATATCATTAAGCATTTTTATTTAAAAACTTAAAGAATAAAAATAAAATATGTCTTTAGGGAATAAAAAAAAGCCTTACTAAAAAACTAGTAAGGCTTTTAAGAAAAATAATAAATTATGTTGCCCGTTTACCCCTTTCAAGATCTTCTTGATGGCGCAAAGAATACAGAGCCCATGGTTGAATTTGCAGACGTTTGAAACCAATAGGATCTCCGGTTCCT of Pigmentibacter sp. JX0631 contains these proteins:
- a CDS encoding ribonuclease P protein component, with the protein product MQNQTNFLIEKIENFSLFFEKARKIKTNYFLFYFQVNNSLIDSSVLKYAIISSKKGVHKRAVKRNKARRRIRHALFSVLKTFDLPSEIALDIVFMANRSVLSVTWEQLLEEISLILQKSLKEKEKGFERK
- a CDS encoding FecR domain-containing protein; translated protein: MLINVDNPVLNNIYIKIIRVILLSLAFATFINSNFTYSQTTNSPPGIGKIANIIGKIDIIRNGKNIPGEKDSILYETDEVQTYEKTAVKLLFNDGSNIMAFQNAHLKLIEYKIKQKAEAVNDVKSAIDVVKGKVRFFVKPQESENETGKVDAKFKTSNSVMGIRGTSGFIDASIPGNTQVIVTTGTVQVTSLADPSKSVVVASNLYTEIVGNKAPTLPKAIPPAVLNKLNSDAKALDPNFRLDDKRNNNTPGKESGSTNTPGNKVGSDKSANASPEINSGVTEQRKIVFNPDGTSSVVSTNSALNDLLVAQGNNSLRPKSYADYDPIKNSLQQISEITNQLNRQISQIIQTNTGYLVNKNITINVNSPSTP
- a CDS encoding peptide ABC transporter substrate-binding protein, which produces MGLKFKIILKYFLIFYSTFVSIQTISAELENNQKAAKVQKLNISNGTEIATLDPQKAEDAPTTNVVQDLFEGLIRNDASGNLKPAGAESWKVSKDGLTYIFHLRKNAKWSNGDIITADDYVFGFQRLVDPKVASSYSFLIFPIKNSEAINQSKLSVDKLGVRALDKETLEITLTSPTPYFLEIIAMINCSPAKKDALNKHKDDFFQLGKMINNGPFLLKYWKVGDKITLVKNPNYWNAKKTLLEEVNYYPTQSLSTVVQMYETGQIDFTNEIPTDLFDHLKKKLPGEVKINPYLAAYWLSFNMQKKPFKDNLKLRQALSMVVDRDILTKQVTRRGEIPTYDIVALGTKNYSQQKYEWVNLPFTERVVKAKKLYEEAGYGDKNPLKLKITYSTNENNKKLVLAVASMWKQHLNVDVTLENQEWKVFLNTRHKGDYDVAWDRWVADYNDPNTFLDVVRSDSQMNSPKYSNKKFDQLLKLSSFEIDAKKRRKLLEDASLLFMHDYAIVPLYSAVTTHLVKSYVGGYTGKNSQDFNPSFDMYIKEH